The genome window AAATTGACAGAGCACGGCGAAAAAGGCAACTTTTATTTGCGGATAAGCACTAAATCATACCATGGCTCATCCGCTGATGGCGGATAATCCATGGGACGTGTGATTCCATTGGCAACGGCACCGGGCACTGTTCCGGCCATGTGGTCCAATCCCCAACTGTGAAGCCACTGCGGCGGATTGTAACTTCCGCAGCCTTCCATCATACAGAGATTCAGTTTGTTCAGACCCAAAACCCAGTCCATCTGCCGATCCGCCAAGCGCCGGGCTGCCGGATCATTCAACAGTTGTGCCGCCTGATACAACGCCCAGGCATCCGACAAATACTGGCTGTTCTGGCCCCACACATAATAACTCCGTTTGGCTCCATTTGCAGGCTTGAAACGCGGACAAAAAAATACGCCCTTTGCAAACGGCACAATCCCGAACGGGCTGTTCGAAAGCTCCTTGATGCCCGCCGTCCATTTCTGCAAAACGGCCAGGGCGATTTTTTCGGTCCTGGTTTTCGGAGCCTTTTTGCAATACAACGCCAGCGCTGCGGCGGGCACTCCCTGTAGCACCATCCGCGAATATCCATCCGTCGGCCACAAACCGTCGGGGCCCTGTTCAGCCTGAAGAATGTTTACAAGCCGCCTGGCCGATTCCGCGTAGCGCGATTCGCCCGTCAAACATTCCAGCTCGATATCAGCCAGCAATAAATCGGCCACGCGACGAACATAGCGACCCTTCACATCCTGCCCCAAATCGGCCGTATGCTGACCTTCCCAGCCGTTCCAGATTTCTTCCGTGTCTTCATCCAGATGTTCCGCCGCACCGCGCCAGAGATCAACTGCCGCATCACGGAAATCTGTTCGTCCGGTTTCATTCGCCAGCGCAGCCAGCGCCGCGGCGACCATGCCACTGTAACTTTCACTCCGCAACGTTCGGTCATCTTTGGTGTCGATCAAATTATCCGTCGTCAGGTCCGGCCGGAGTCTGTGGTCATATCCAAACCACACATCCTGATAAACTTTTCCTTTACCCGGTTGCCACATCTTCCGCAAAAACTCGCCGCCCCACAAAGCCTCGGCACGAACTTTTTTCCGGCCCGCATCGGACAAGCTCGTATTCCGGTTTCGTGCCAGCTCATTCAATGCATAAACCGACCGACAGGTGATCATCGTGTACTTGTTCCAGTCGCCCGCATCATGCCAGCCACCGGACGTATCCAGATGAACGCGGACACCGTTGTTGGTCTGCACCGCGTCATCCAGGTGACACGCCTCGTGCCAGCCCTCAACACGATCGCCGCAACGTTGCAGGCAGAACCAATGCACCGCCATCATCGCCGTTTCCCGGAACATGACATCGTCTCCGATCAGAAATGGAAACGATTGATGAGTGCCGTTCTCCGTTTTCACTTCGACCACAAACCGGCCCGGCGCCTGTAATCCGCTGAAATCGCTCGTCCAACAATTGACGCCCCACAATAAACCTGCCGGCTGCGCCGCACCGGTAAAAACTGATTGTTGCGCTGCATCCAAAACGCGGAACGTCACCTGTGTGCATGATTGATTTGTCGGTGTTTGAAAAACAAATGATTTCGGCGCGCGGAAATCATAGCCCACCTGATTCACCAGCACGGTCGCATTGGTTATCGGTTTAGCCGCATAACGCGCGACCGTTGAGGTGGTCTCCGAAAGGACCGGGACCAGACTGAGCAACAAAAAGGCAATGGTATGGCTGAATATTTTCATGGCATCTTTCCTGGGTAGTTACGATGTTAAACTGGTAGGAAATTGCTTTCGGGAACGCTACCGCCACCCCGCGACTCGGCGCAAAGCGGTTAAATCGATTTTTTTCGAGAATTGTTTAAGCTTTTTCATTTTTTAATTTGAAACTGATAAGAATTTGGTTGTTTTTAGCCATCGCATCCCCTGCCGCCGCACTGGCCGCGATGTGTTTAATTAAGCTGTTAACAGTCATTGTCATAGTTTGCCGTACGACGCCATCACTGATTCCCCGCAGACTGAAAATCGACGATGTGAAGGGGACTCGGGTTTCCGGGCGTGTCTGGTGCCTCCTGCGCATAGACGGAGAGAATTTCCGCCTTATTCCACCGGCCGTTGTCAGTGAGCGGCTCGCCCACGAATTGCCGCTCCGATTCCCAAACGGTCGTCCAATCGCTCCAGCCGGACGCTTCCGAGGCGGCGGAAATTTTCAGCACTCCCGCGGCGACCTTTTGGTGGTAGTTGAGGTCATGGCCCTGACAGTAAATCACGAAGATATTTCCATTTTTTCCAACGACCACCTGCGGCTTGCGCCCGTAAAAAGGCAGCAGTTGCCGATGCCATTTTCCAGCGGAATCGTGCCAATAGTGACAATAGCGCCAGGCGTTCAAATCCTTGCTCGGCTGCGCAGCGTCCGGCGGATTCTGCCAGCGGATCACATGCACCCGGCCTTTCGCATCTACAAACTGGGTCGTCACGTTCATCAATCCCCATTCCATGGGGATTGGCGCGACGACGATACCAGGAGTCTCCAACGCTATCGTCCGGCTGGCAAGCGGATCGCTTCCGAGCACGGCTATCTGATCCCCGGCATTGTTCCGCCATGTCCGGCCAGCGTCTTCGCTGTAGGCGTAGCAGAGATCGTGATTGGAGCGCAGCTCATAATTTTCACGCCAGCACCACGTGACATGCAGCCGGGAATCGGGTCCGTAGCGGAGCATATCCGGATACGCGCACCGGGAACGATCACCCTGATATTCTCCCGCTCTGGAGAAAAGCATGCCCAACACTTTCCATTCACCCCGGTCGCCGCTGTACTCCGCCAGATACCAATCGCCGTCTCCCGACGCGCCCAGCCGATAGAGGAACTGGAGTTCGCCTCCGGGCGCACTGAAAAATTGGGGATACGTGACCCGCGTAATGGGCCGGCCTATCTCCAATTCGTCCGTCGTCTGTCCAAAATTTTCCGCCTTCCATTCCATGGTGTCCGGCCGGGAGGCCAACCCGCGAACGGAACGACGATAGTGCAGCGGGTGCTCATGATGATCATAGGAGAGGTGGACGGTACCATCGCCGGAACAAATCCCGATGACGGCGACGTTGTGTACGTCCTTATGATCCTTGATCCGGTAGTCCGTGAAACGGATGACACTCCAGTTTCCATCCGGAAGCTTTCGCCGCGCGGCGCACAATATTCCCCCGTTGCCAAAATACGCGGCATACTGCCAGCCCAGATGTGTGACGACCGCTTCTTGCTGGAAAGTCTGTCCGTTAATGCCAATGCCCCAGGGACCGCTCGTGAAGGTG of Verrucomicrobiota bacterium contains these proteins:
- a CDS encoding glycoside hydrolase family 9 protein, with product MKIFSHTIAFLLLSLVPVLSETTSTVARYAAKPITNATVLVNQVGYDFRAPKSFVFQTPTNQSCTQVTFRVLDAAQQSVFTGAAQPAGLLWGVNCWTSDFSGLQAPGRFVVEVKTENGTHQSFPFLIGDDVMFRETAMMAVHWFCLQRCGDRVEGWHEACHLDDAVQTNNGVRVHLDTSGGWHDAGDWNKYTMITCRSVYALNELARNRNTSLSDAGRKKVRAEALWGGEFLRKMWQPGKGKVYQDVWFGYDHRLRPDLTTDNLIDTKDDRTLRSESYSGMVAAALAALANETGRTDFRDAAVDLWRGAAEHLDEDTEEIWNGWEGQHTADLGQDVKGRYVRRVADLLLADIELECLTGESRYAESARRLVNILQAEQGPDGLWPTDGYSRMVLQGVPAAALALYCKKAPKTRTEKIALAVLQKWTAGIKELSNSPFGIVPFAKGVFFCPRFKPANGAKRSYYVWGQNSQYLSDAWALYQAAQLLNDPAARRLADRQMDWVLGLNKLNLCMMEGCGSYNPPQWLHSWGLDHMAGTVPGAVANGITRPMDYPPSADEPWYDLVLIRK
- a CDS encoding BNR repeat-containing protein, which gives rise to MVDRFAHTFTSGPWGIGINGQTFQQEAVVTHLGWQYAAYFGNGGILCAARRKLPDGNWSVIRFTDYRIKDHKDVHNVAVIGICSGDGTVHLSYDHHEHPLHYRRSVRGLASRPDTMEWKAENFGQTTDELEIGRPITRVTYPQFFSAPGGELQFLYRLGASGDGDWYLAEYSGDRGEWKVLGMLFSRAGEYQGDRSRCAYPDMLRYGPDSRLHVTWCWRENYELRSNHDLCYAYSEDAGRTWRNNAGDQIAVLGSDPLASRTIALETPGIVVAPIPMEWGLMNVTTQFVDAKGRVHVIRWQNPPDAAQPSKDLNAWRYCHYWHDSAGKWHRQLLPFYGRKPQVVVGKNGNIFVIYCQGHDLNYHQKVAAGVLKISAASEASGWSDWTTVWESERQFVGEPLTDNGRWNKAEILSVYAQEAPDTPGNPSPLHIVDFQSAGNQ